The following proteins are encoded in a genomic region of Candidatus Korarchaeota archaeon NZ13-K:
- the gap gene encoding type I glyceraldehyde-3-phosphate dehydrogenase has product MPLRVGINGFGRIGRQVFKIGLRNQKLDFVAINDVTEPKVLAHLLKYDSIFGRFGGEVSYKESSIVVNGKEIRVFSQRDPSSIPWDELGVDLVIEASGVFTRRDDAAKHIRGSVKKVVITAPSKGESADYTVVMGVNEEGIDVRRHHVISNSSCTTNAFAIMVKVLHERFGLRRGVMTTVHAYTNDQRILDAPHSDLRRARAAAISIIPTSTGAAKTIELIFPELKGRLSAIALRVPTYDVSLVDFAAELERKVSVDEVNGAFEEEAKGRLSRYLGIAEDPIVSVDLIGDEHSVVFDPSLTQVVDGNLVKVFGWYDNEWGYSARVVDLVDYLRERMGIQ; this is encoded by the coding sequence ATGCCCCTCCGCGTCGGTATCAACGGCTTCGGTAGGATAGGGAGACAGGTTTTTAAGATAGGTTTGAGGAACCAAAAGCTGGATTTCGTCGCGATCAACGACGTGACGGAGCCGAAGGTGCTGGCTCACCTGCTCAAGTACGATTCGATCTTCGGGAGGTTCGGCGGGGAAGTGAGCTACAAGGAGTCCTCCATAGTGGTTAACGGGAAGGAGATCAGGGTTTTCAGTCAGAGGGATCCATCCTCCATTCCCTGGGATGAGCTGGGAGTTGATCTGGTGATAGAGGCATCGGGAGTGTTCACAAGAAGGGATGACGCGGCCAAGCACATCAGGGGGTCCGTCAAGAAGGTCGTGATAACGGCCCCCTCCAAGGGGGAGTCCGCTGACTACACCGTTGTGATGGGGGTCAACGAGGAGGGCATCGATGTGCGGAGGCACCATGTGATAAGCAACTCCTCCTGCACGACGAATGCCTTCGCCATAATGGTGAAGGTCCTGCATGAGAGATTCGGATTGAGGAGAGGAGTTATGACCACGGTCCATGCATACACGAACGATCAGAGGATACTGGACGCCCCCCACTCCGACCTCAGGAGGGCCAGGGCCGCGGCCATTTCGATAATCCCAACCTCGACGGGGGCGGCCAAGACGATAGAGCTCATATTCCCCGAGCTCAAGGGGAGGCTCTCGGCTATAGCTCTCAGGGTTCCAACATACGATGTCTCCCTGGTCGACTTCGCCGCCGAACTGGAGAGGAAGGTGAGCGTCGATGAGGTGAACGGGGCCTTCGAGGAGGAGGCCAAGGGAAGGCTTTCGAGGTACCTGGGAATAGCGGAGGACCCCATAGTCTCCGTGGACCTCATAGGGGATGAGCACAGCGTGGTCTTCGATCCCTCCCTGACGCAGGTGGTTGACGGCAACCTGGTCAAGGTCTTCGGTTGGTACGATAATGAGTGGGGTTACTCTGCTAGGGTGGTGGACCTGGTCGACTACCTGAGGGAGAGGATGGGGATCCAGTGA
- a CDS encoding AAA family ATPase: EGRKEILMIHTRNMPLSDDVDLDRLADITHGFVGADLAALVREAAMRALRRLMKEINLLESEKIPPEVLERLKVTMDDFMEAFKDITPSAMREVVVQVPNVRWNDIGGLESVKEELKMAVEWPLKYPELFEASGARQPKGILLFGPPGTGKTLLAKAVANESEANFISVKGPEIMSKWVGESEKAVRMIFRRARQVAPAIIFIDEIDSIAPIRGYSSDSGVTERVISQLLTEMDGLEELRRVVVIAATNRPDLIDPALLRPGRFDRLIYVPPPDREARLQILKIHTRGKPLAQDVDLEELASRTEGYTGADLANLVNLATLMALREHINKYKDPKEAVAHKSELMVTRKHFEEAMKKVRPLGREEIERYERLAEEFMRRVSA; this comes from the coding sequence GGAGGGGAGGAAGGAGATACTTATGATACACACGAGGAACATGCCCCTCTCAGATGACGTGGACCTTGACAGGCTGGCTGACATAACTCACGGCTTCGTTGGGGCGGATCTAGCCGCACTGGTGAGGGAGGCTGCGATGAGGGCTTTGAGAAGGCTCATGAAGGAAATCAACCTTCTTGAGAGCGAAAAAATTCCTCCAGAGGTTCTGGAGAGGCTCAAGGTTACAATGGATGACTTCATGGAGGCTTTCAAGGATATAACGCCCTCCGCCATGAGGGAGGTCGTGGTTCAGGTTCCTAACGTGAGATGGAATGACATAGGAGGACTTGAGAGCGTGAAGGAGGAGCTCAAGATGGCCGTCGAGTGGCCCCTAAAGTATCCGGAGCTATTCGAGGCGAGCGGAGCAAGGCAACCCAAGGGGATACTGCTCTTCGGCCCTCCCGGAACAGGGAAGACCCTACTGGCCAAGGCGGTGGCAAACGAGAGCGAGGCGAACTTCATAAGCGTGAAGGGACCTGAGATAATGAGCAAGTGGGTTGGGGAGAGCGAGAAGGCTGTCAGGATGATATTCAGGAGGGCCAGGCAGGTGGCCCCAGCGATAATATTCATAGATGAGATTGACTCCATCGCCCCGATCAGGGGATACTCGAGCGATTCGGGGGTCACCGAGAGGGTGATAAGTCAGCTACTCACTGAGATGGACGGTCTTGAGGAGCTGAGGAGGGTGGTGGTGATAGCTGCGACGAACAGGCCTGACCTCATAGATCCGGCCCTCCTGAGGCCAGGAAGGTTCGACAGGCTGATATACGTGCCACCACCGGACAGGGAGGCGAGGCTCCAGATACTCAAGATACACACCAGGGGCAAGCCCCTGGCCCAAGACGTCGATCTGGAGGAGCTGGCCTCGAGGACCGAGGGTTACACGGGAGCGGATCTAGCTAACCTGGTGAACCTAGCTACGCTGATGGCCCTCAGGGAGCACATAAACAAGTACAAGGATCCCAAGGAAGCCGTCGCTCACAAATCAGAGCTCATGGTCACGAGGAAGCACTTCGAGGAGGCTATGAAGAAGGTCAGACCCCTCGGGAGGGAGGAAATAGAGAGGTATGAGAGGTTGGCCGAGGAGTTCATGAGGAGGGTCTCGGCCTGA